One part of the Phoenix dactylifera cultivar Barhee BC4 chromosome 4, palm_55x_up_171113_PBpolish2nd_filt_p, whole genome shotgun sequence genome encodes these proteins:
- the LOC103719340 gene encoding sphingosine kinase 1 isoform X1 — MAMEGQAEALTLTERIRVNGVPTEASLAAHGTLQWKGGDGGERCLTVESEVLGFEAEGLRITLRAFVGGFQGVSCGGGSLGKRTRRDYVLELPTEEAAIRWSERLRDCINSLGRPKRLFIIVNPFGGKKCGHAIFHNEVKPLLVAADIPYTMQETKSQFHAQEIAYSLDLLKYDGIVCVSGDGVLVEVVNGLLQREDWDTAIKLPLGIIPAGTGNGMAKSLLDSVGDLYSVSNATFAVIRGYKRSLDVITVLQGETKFFSILMLTWGLVADIDIESEKYRWMGSARFDFYSLLRIMNLRRYHGHIQFVPAPGYESYGEPIKQYSSCMGNTILSEQGQANNAKVQSCGYPGPVASLDGLEWRSIDGPFVSVWINNVPWAGEDVMPAPEAKFSDGCLDAVVLRDCPKSALLSLMLKMSDGSYVKSPYVSYLKVKAFRLEPGQRVGRPSKGGIVDSDGEVIARGDRVNNGNQQENLMSYGPPIQMTVDTGLATIFSPR; from the exons ATGGCAATGGAGGGACAAGCGGAAGCCCTAACCCTGACGGAGCGGATCCGGGTGAACGGGGTGCCTACGGAGGCTAGCCTGGCCGCCCACGGCACGCTCCAGTGGAagggcggcgacggcggcgagcGATGCCTGACGGTGGAGTCGGAGGTGCTGGGGTTCGAGGCCGAGGGGCTGAGAATCACACTCAGGGCCTTCGTGGGGGGATTCCAAGGGGTTTCTTGCGGCGGCGGAAGCCTCGGGAAGAGGACGAGGAGAGACTACGTCCTGGAGCTTCCAACAGAGGAGGCCGCTATTCGATGGAGCGAGCGGCTGAGGGATTGCATCAATTCCCTTG GTCGACCAAAGAGGTTATTTATTATTGTAAATCCCTTTGGTGGTAAGAAATGTGGACATGCAATCTTCCATAATGAAGTCAAGCCCCTTCTTGTAGCCGCTGATATTCCTTATACAATGCAAG AGACAAAGTCTCAGTTTCATGCTCAAGAAATTGCCTATTCATTGGATCTTCTAAAATATGACGGGATTGTATGTGTTAGTGGTGATGGTGTTCTTGTGGAG GTAGTCAATGGCTTGCTGCAAAGAGAGGACTGGGATACTGCAATTAAATTGCCTCTTGGGATCATTCCAGCAG GCACAGGGAATGGCATGGCAAAATCACTTCTGGATTCAGTTGGTGATTTGTACTCTGTGTCCAATGCTACATTTGCGGTTATCAGAG GTTACAAACGCTCACTCGATGTTATTACTGTTTTGCAAGGAGAGACGAAGTTCTTTAGTATCTTGATGCTTACTTGgg GTTTGGTGGCTGATATTGACATCGAGTCTGAGAAGTATAGGTGGATGGGAAGTGCTCGTTTTGATTTTTAT TCTCTCCTGCGGATAATGAACTTGCGAAGATACCATGGACATATTCAATTTGTGCCTGCACCTGGATACGAGTCATATGGGGAACCGATCAAGCAATACAGCAGCTGCATGGGCAACACCATACTGTCTGAACAAGGCCAAGCAAATAATGCTAAAGTTCAATCGTGTGGTTACCCAGGCCCTGTGGCTTCTTTGGATGGTCTGGAATGGAGGTCAATTGATGGCCCTTTTGTTTCAGTTTGGATTAACAATGTGCCTTGGGCTGGTGAAGATGTTATGCCAGCACCTGAAGCTAAG TTCTCAGATGGCTGCTTGGATGCAGTCGTACTCAGGGATTGTCCAAAATCAGCCCTTCTATCATTGATGTTAAAAATGAGTGATGGAAGCTATGTCAAATCACCGTACGTCTCATATCTCAAG GTGAAGGCATTCCGGTTAGAGCCTGGTCAGCGTGTTGGGAGACCCAGCAAGGGTGGTATCGTCGATTCTGATGGCGAGGTCATCGCTAGGGGAGATCGAGTGAATAATGGCAATCAGCAGGAGAATCTAATGTCCTATGGCCCTCCCATTCAGATGACAGTTGACACAGGTTTAGCTACTATATTCTCTCCTAGATGA
- the LOC103719340 gene encoding sphingosine kinase 1 isoform X2, whose product MAKSLLDSVGDLYSVSNATFAVIRGYKRSLDVITVLQGETKFFSILMLTWGLVADIDIESEKYRWMGSARFDFYSLLRIMNLRRYHGHIQFVPAPGYESYGEPIKQYSSCMGNTILSEQGQANNAKVQSCGYPGPVASLDGLEWRSIDGPFVSVWINNVPWAGEDVMPAPEAKFSDGCLDAVVLRDCPKSALLSLMLKMSDGSYVKSPYVSYLKVKAFRLEPGQRVGRPSKGGIVDSDGEVIARGDRVNNGNQQENLMSYGPPIQMTVDTGLATIFSPR is encoded by the exons ATGGCAAAATCACTTCTGGATTCAGTTGGTGATTTGTACTCTGTGTCCAATGCTACATTTGCGGTTATCAGAG GTTACAAACGCTCACTCGATGTTATTACTGTTTTGCAAGGAGAGACGAAGTTCTTTAGTATCTTGATGCTTACTTGgg GTTTGGTGGCTGATATTGACATCGAGTCTGAGAAGTATAGGTGGATGGGAAGTGCTCGTTTTGATTTTTAT TCTCTCCTGCGGATAATGAACTTGCGAAGATACCATGGACATATTCAATTTGTGCCTGCACCTGGATACGAGTCATATGGGGAACCGATCAAGCAATACAGCAGCTGCATGGGCAACACCATACTGTCTGAACAAGGCCAAGCAAATAATGCTAAAGTTCAATCGTGTGGTTACCCAGGCCCTGTGGCTTCTTTGGATGGTCTGGAATGGAGGTCAATTGATGGCCCTTTTGTTTCAGTTTGGATTAACAATGTGCCTTGGGCTGGTGAAGATGTTATGCCAGCACCTGAAGCTAAG TTCTCAGATGGCTGCTTGGATGCAGTCGTACTCAGGGATTGTCCAAAATCAGCCCTTCTATCATTGATGTTAAAAATGAGTGATGGAAGCTATGTCAAATCACCGTACGTCTCATATCTCAAG GTGAAGGCATTCCGGTTAGAGCCTGGTCAGCGTGTTGGGAGACCCAGCAAGGGTGGTATCGTCGATTCTGATGGCGAGGTCATCGCTAGGGGAGATCGAGTGAATAATGGCAATCAGCAGGAGAATCTAATGTCCTATGGCCCTCCCATTCAGATGACAGTTGACACAGGTTTAGCTACTATATTCTCTCCTAGATGA